The Pocillopora verrucosa isolate sample1 chromosome 2, ASM3666991v2, whole genome shotgun sequence genome has a segment encoding these proteins:
- the LOC131771029 gene encoding otoferlin isoform X5 translates to MSLLLLLKTCSNLRGKSDRIARVTFRGVTYQTSVIENCSEADWDEDFEWPLESPLDPSEFIEIEVYNFNKIFNNRLVGVFRMVLQKLIQDGHLEVRESLIDMNNTVLKANVELELQYNPPEGNVSQWVNNINDSLDAPPHVGYMPDGHYQMDPYNPDPYGRKEERRASFMGSTFGSKASKSQSMTSLTSGGQRHHSRKESMPASFGGGGRLITPGEGGMGGSPFDAMLKGGEGLGSRRGSQISMQSDRSMSMKCSHAHPRVRAEKKMSVREQDYQIQIRILEGRQLAGTQIDPVCTVNVGNQKKSTTVKEQTNCPFWDEFFVFDFKMPPMVLFDKIINFQVFTGRHLVSQGNLIGAFKLDIGTVYAQPDHRFCRRWAVMTDPEETLGASGAGIKGYLKVDITVLGKGDPAKEPPGIKDSDDDIEGNLLLPEGVPAERPKARIIVKIYRAEGLPKMNSGLMANVKKAFTGEVRDLVDPYVEVCFAGHKARTTVKKNTYEPKWNEQIVFSELFPPLCRRMKVQLKDSDSVSDEVIGTHFIDLSRISNDGANVHKYPADIGFMPTFGPCWVNLYGSTRDYSLFDEHNDLNNGLGEGVAYRGRLLMAVQAEFGESASEAGIRQVEVEPTAPISDTAAGKEDQFQLYACFYEASMIERKVGDKMIQFEMSIGNYGNTIDGQSLAGEVVDEVRKNGENPFIHPLTPPVRPVTNDRQYYHIPWEDSKPCAHVKFTWQDHRRRLYNSNVLLKICERLEDGLTDCLERVKMDLPNTYRWLSRVLAELINGCNQYLNLVKSMPSSSHVGRTKLDKERLKLCQYEVESVCQSAQELKGSTRDDGHIKDNLKAANALLQRLLNIAIEPQETTPDVFIWMLCGGKRVAYTRIPSQHIIYSLVEEERGKDAGRMQTVFLRLPGKRGDGPKGWAIQAKLNIMIWLGLHKHKKDYLKDAPKGYQTPKNAHKLMAPPPNHLIYTEKQKFLLRAHTYQARSLIGSDASGLSDAFARVIFTHLVADTRVIWETRSPTWDQMLVFRDLILWGDVNEIAVNPPTIVVEVFDKDIGGDSEFIGRALARPIVKMACEPYEKPFFPPALEWFQIFRGEEKAGELLAAFELLQLSEGTCFLPTEVEPVNTPDGPITPVPDGIRPVMRKHRIEALFWGVREMKRINLTTVDRPQVDIDLAGHVIQSTVITNAKKNPNFQNPVIFFDVELPENERYCPPLTIRVRDCRTFGRFTLVGTHVLNSLHRYLQTGEKEKEKLEKAEAVVGVGNTTSRPTSPVPNAPADVAIEIDEDPPDAADSEPLLYAYTLKEKKKKAEGGGGEGKGEKGKGKEDDDGEDALDWWSRYYETLKDRERNERNEEQKSSRPSKKKDKREEESEEEKLKKKIPRLTIFDSELENLLEYNGFNDWLHSFPLYRGKKTSEDDDDDHRIVGKFKGSLKVWKYPLPEHVEMDPIVGTFLKLPSNEPVNVLVRVYVIKAVNLHPSDVNGKADPYLVVTLGKHKVRDRDNYVSKQLNPVFGRCFEFEAIIPMDSVLTVGVYDWDLVGSDDLIGESKVDLENRFYSKHRPTCGLQESYATFGFNKWRDPMRPTQVLAKICKDEGLDGPHYSTGRVRIDNKVFGATSQVLEESGHFKQSDEPVALKALRGFHTLKRGFNLVPEHVETRSLYNPEKPGVEQGKIEMWVDMFPMDMPSPGAPVDITPRKPTTYELRVVIWNTEDVLLEESNILTGEKCSDIFVKGWLEGMKEDKQQTDVHYRSLTGEGNFNWRFIFPFQYQKAEERIVITRKASFFSWDESEEKVPARLHLQVWDADAFSADDFIGDLTLDLTRMPRGAKSAKTCTLDLLKQDGSVPQISFFKIKHIKGFWPFTVNTDEEVPELAGKVEAELELLTQEEAEKKPAGRAREDPQALEKPNRPDSTFTWFMNPFKSLKYLLWNNYKMCLIKFLVIGLLVALMGLFFYSMPGYTVKKIFGA, encoded by the exons GTGTAACATATCAGACAAGTGTTATTGAAAACTGTTCTGAAGCTGATTGGGATGAG gACTTTGAGTGGCCTTTGGAGAGTCCACTGGACCCCAGTGAATTCATTGAAATTGAAGTTTACAACTTTAACAAAATCTTCAACAACAG ACTGGTTGGAGTGTTTCGCATGGTACTCCAAAAGCTCATTCAAGATGGGCATTTGGAAGTTAGAGAAAGTCTTATTGACATGAACAACACAGTACTCAAG GCCAATGTTGAACTTGAGTTACAGTACAACCCTCCTGAAGGAAATGTATCCCAGTGGGTGAATAATATCAATGATTCCCTTGATGCCCCACCCCATGTTGGTTATATGCCTGATGGGCATTACCAGATGGACCCATACAACCCTGACCCATACGGGAGAAAAGAGGAAAGGAGGGCATCATTCATGGGAAGCACATTTGGCAGCAAGGCATCAAAGAGCCAGTCTATGACGAGCCTCACCTCTGGAGGCCAGCGGCATCATAGTCGAAAGGAGTCAATGCCTGCTTCCTTTGGAGGAGGTGGACGCCTGATCACACCTGGCGAGGGTGGAATGGGTGGATCACCTTTTGATGCAATGTTGAAAGGAGGTGAAGGACTTGGAAGCCGAAGAGGATCACAGATCAGTATGCAGAGTGATAGAAGCATGAGCATGAAGTG CAGTCACGCCCATCCAAGAGTAAGAGCGGAGAAGAAAATGTCAGTTAGAGAACAGGATTATCAG aTACAAATTCGGATTCTTGAGGGAAGGCAACTCGCAGGTACCCAGATTGATCCTGTCTGTACTGTAAATGTCGGCAATCAAAAGAAGAGTACAACTGTAAAAGAACAGACCAACTGCCCCTTCTGGGACGAG TTTTTCGTCTTTGATTTCAAGATGCCTCCTATGGTTTTGTTTGACAAGATCATCAACTTCCAG GTTTTCACTGGAAGGCATTTAGTCAGTCAGGGTAACCTGATTGGGGCGTTCAAG CTGGATATAGGAACTGTTTATGCTCAACCAGATCACAGATTCTGCCGCAGATGGGCAGTGATGACAGATCCTGAAGAAACACTGGGGGCTTCTGGTGCAGGTATCAAG ggTTATCTGAAAGTGGACATCACTGTGCTTGGGAAAGGTGATCCTGCAAAG GAACCTCCAGGCATTAAGGACAGTGATGATGATATTGAAGG GAATCTTCTACTGCCTGAAGGAGTTCCTGCTGAAAGACCAAAAGCCAGGATTATAGTCAAAATTTACAGAGCTGAAGGATTGCCAAAGA tgaatagTGGTCTCATGGCCAATGTCAAGAAAGCATTCACAGGAGAG GTGCGAGACCTTGTGGACCCATATGTGGAAGTTTGTTTTGCAGGACACAAA GCCAGAACAACTGTTAAGAAGAACACATATGAACCAAAATGGAATGAACAGATCGTTTTCTCAGAGTTG TTTCCTCCACTTTGCAGAAGAATGAAGGTTCAACTAAAGGATAG TGACTCTGTTTCTGATGAAGTGATTGGCACACATTTCATTGACCTCTCCAGGATATCTAATGATGGTGCTAATG TTCATAAATATCCAGCTGATATTG GTTTTATGCCCACATTTGGTCCATGCTGGGTGAACCTTTATGGATCTACAAGGGATTACTCACTGTTTGATGAACACAACGATCTAAACAATGGACTG GGAGAAGGTGTGGCTTACAGAGGGAGACTGTTGATGGCTGTACAAGCAGAGTTTGGAGAATCTGCATCAGAGGCTGGAATCCGTCAGGTGGAGGTGGAACCAACAGCTCCTATCTCTGAT actGCAGCTGGAAAAGAGGATCAATTTCAATTATATGCCTGTTTTTACGAGGCCAGCATGATTGAGAGAAAAGTTGGCGACAAGATGATACAATTTGAGATGAGCATTG GTAACTATGGGAACACAATTGATGGACAGTCTCTAGCGGGTGAGGTAGTGGACGAGGTACGCAAAAATGGCGAGAACCCATTTATCCACCCACTTACACCACCTGTCAGACCAGTGACCAATGACAGACAGTATTACCATATACCGTGGGAGGACTCGAAGCCCTGTGCACACGTGAAGTTTACTTGGCAGGATCATCGTAGACGACTCTACAACTCTAACGTGCTGCTAAAGATCTGTGAAAGACTG GAGGATGGTTTGACTGACTGTCTGGAGAGAGTGAAGATGGACTTACCCAACACCTACCGATGGCTCAGTCGAGTTCTTGCAGAACTCATCAACGGATGCAA TCAATATCTCAATCTGGTGAAGTCTATGCCATCCTCCTCTCATGTTGGACGCACCAAGCTGGACAAGGAGCGACTGAAGCTGTGTCAATACGAGGTAGAGTCTGTGTGTCAGTCAGCGCAGGAGCTGAAGGGGAGCACAAGGGATGATGGTCACATCAAAGACAATCTCAAGGCTGCCAACGCACTTCTTCAAAGACTTCTTAACATTGCTATTGAG CCACAAGAAACAACGCCTGATGTGTTCATCTGGATGCTGTGTGGAGGCAAACGAGTGGCTTACACCCGCATTCCCAGTCAGCACATAATCTACTCTTTAGTGGAAGAAGAGAGAGGAAAAGATGCAGGCAGAATGCAAACTGTGTTTTTGAGG CTTCCTGGTAAGCGTGGTGACGGACCTAAAGGATGGGCTATTCAGGCCAAACTGAATATCATGATCTGGCTCGGTCTGCACAAACACAAAAAGGATTATCTGAAAGATGCCCCGAAAGGATACCAGACG CCAAAGAACGCTCACAAATTGATGGCCCCTCCGCCAAATCACCTTATCTACACAG AAAAACAGAAGTTCCTTTTGCGGGCACATACATACCAGGCGAGAAGTTTGATTGGCAGTGATGCATCTGGACTTTCAG ATGCCTTTGCCCGAGTGATCTTCACACACCTTGTGGCTGACACCCGAGTGATCTGGGAGACAAGGAGTCCAACATGGGACCAGATGCTGGTGTTTAGAGACTTGATTCTGTGGGGAGATGTTAACGAAATTGCCGTCAACCCTCCAACCATTGTAGTTGAAGTATTTGACAAAGATATTGGA GGTGATTCTGAGTTCATTGGTCGTGCGTTGGCCAGACCAATTGTAAAGATGGCTTGTGAACCTTACGAGAAGCCGTTCTTTCCGCCAGCATTGGAGTGGTTCCAGATTTTCAGAGGAGAGGAGAAAGCTGGAGAACTACTAGCTGCATTTGAACTCCTGCAG CTATCTGAGGGCACATGCTTCTTACCTACTGAAGTCGAACCTGTCAACACTCCTGATGGACCAATCACACCCGTTCCTGACGGCATCAGGCCTGTTATGAGGAAGCACAGAATTGAG GCTTTGTTCTGGGGCGTCCGTGAAATGAAAAGGATAAATCTGACCACAGTGGATAGACCTCAAGTGGACATCGATCTTGCTGGTCATGTTATACAATCCACTGTCATCACAAATGCCAAGAAAAATCCCAACTTCCAGAACCCAGTCATCTTTTTTGATGTG GAACTACCTGAGAATGAGCGTTACTGCCCACCGCTGACCATCCGTGTTAGAGACTGTCGTACATTCGGTCGCTTTACACTGGTTGGGACTCATGTCCTGAATTCACTACACCGCTACTTACAGACTggagagaaagagaaggagaaactGGAGAAAGCAG AAGCCGTCGTAGGAGTAGGGAACACTACTTCTCGTCCAACCTCGCCAGTTCCCAATGCACCGGCTGATGTGGCAATAGAGATTGACGAGGATCCTCCTGATGCAGCGGATTCTGAGCCTCTG CTCTATGCCTATACACTCAAG gagaaaaagaagaaggccGAGGGAGGGGGAGGTGAGGGGAAAGGCGAGAAAGGAAAAGGTAAAGAGGATGATGACGGCGAGGATGCATTGGACTGGTGGTCACGGTACTATGAGACACTGAAGGACCGTGAACGGAATGAGAGGAATGAGGAACAGAAATCATCGAGGCCTTCAAAGAAGAAAGACAAGAGAGAGGAAGAATCAGAGGAAGAGAAGTTGAAGAAGAAGATTCCCAGGCTAACG ATTTTTGACTCAGAATTAGAAAATTTGCTAGAGTACAACGGCTTCAACGACTGGCTTCATTCTTTCCCACTCTACCGCGGCAAGAAGACAAGTGAAGATGACGACGATGACCACAGGATTGTGGGGAAATTCAAG GGCTCCCTGAAAGTGTGGAAGTACCCCCTGCCTGAGCACGTAGAAATGGACCCAATAGTTGGCACATTCCTGAAGTTGCCCAGCAATGAGCCCGTCAATGTGCTTGTACGGGTTTACGTTATCAAG GCCGTCAATCTGCATCCCTCAGATGTGAATGGAAAG GCTGATCCCTATCTAGTGGTTACGCTCGGAAAACACAAAGTGAGGGACCGAGATAATTATGTGTCAAAGCAGCTCAATCCTGTGTTTGGAAG ATGCTTTGAATTCGAGGCGATCATCCCCATGGATTCAGTATTGACTGTTGGCGTGTATGACTGGGATCTAGTTGGAAGTGATGACCTCATTGGGGAGAGCAAAGTCGACTTGGAGAACAGATTCTACAGCAAACATCGACCCACGTGTGGTTTGCAGGAAAGTTATGCAAC ATTTGGATTCAACAAATGGCGCGACCCAATGCGCCCGACCCAGGTCCTTGCTAAGATCTGCAAAGATGAGGGTCTGGACGGACCTCATTACTCCACGGGAAGAGTTCGAATTGACAACAAAGTGTTTGGCGCCACTTCACAAGTTCTTGAGGAAAGTG GTCATTTCAAACAGTCAGATGAACCTGTTGCTCTGAAAGCCTTGCGTGGTTTCCATACGCTGAAGAGAGGCTTCAATCTGGTGCCAGAACATGTGGAGACCCGGTCTCTGTACAACCCAGAGAAACCTGGAGTGGAGCAG GGTAAAATTGAGATGTGGGTGGACATGTTCCCAATGGACATGCCTTCTCCTGGTGCCCCTGTGGACATTACTCCAAGGAAACCAACAAC TTATGAGCTGCGAGTGGTTATCTGGAACACGGAGGATGTCCTTCTTGAGGAATCCAATATCCTGACAGGAGAGAAATGCAGTGACATCTTTGTCAAAGGTTGGCTCGAGGGAATGAAAGAGGACAAGCAACAAACAGATGTGCATTACAGGTCCCTCACTGGTGAAGGCAATTTCAACTGGCGCTTCATCTTTCCATTCCAGTACCAGAAGGCAGAAGAAAGGATTGTTATTACTCGAAAG GCCAGTTTCTTCTCTTGGGACGAATCAGAGGAGAAAGTTCCTGCCAGACTGCATCTGCAAGTATGGGATGCAGACGCCTTCTCGGCTGACGATTTCATTG GTGATCTGACGCTTGACCTCACGCGCATGCCACGTGGGGCGAAGTCCGCTAAGACTTGCACGTTAGACTTACTCAAACAAGACGGCAGTGTGCCCCAGATCTCTTTCTTCAAAATCAAGCACATAAAGGGATTCTGGCCGTTTACTGTCAACACTGATGAGGAAGTGCCTGAACTGGCC GGCAAAGTTGAAGCTGAACTGGAATTACTGACACAGGAAGAGGCTGAGAAGAAACCCGCTGGACGGGCGCGTGAGGACCCGCAGGCTCTTGAGAAACCAAA CCGGCCTGATTCAACCTTCACTTGGTTTATGAACCCGTTCAAGTCCCTGAAGTATCTTCTGTGGAACAACTACAAGATGTGCCTCATCAAGTTCTTAGTCATTGGACTGCTAGTGGCCCTCATGGGCTTGTTCTTCTACTCCATGCCT GGTTATACTGTGAAGAAGATATTCGGAGCATAA